One Bos taurus isolate L1 Dominette 01449 registration number 42190680 breed Hereford chromosome 3, ARS-UCD2.0, whole genome shotgun sequence DNA window includes the following coding sequences:
- the LOC132344937 gene encoding uncharacterized protein — MDIPRAWALGRAEWWWVGTTVYSFSNFNGDLDKMQILVLLPGKSHGRKSLVGCSPWGLEESDTTEQLHFHFSLSCIGEGNGNPLQCSCLENPRDGGAWWAAVSWVAQSRTRLNRLSSSSSSVGREWGLRCYIARKLSGVIERYRGFLPIGQGNWVLSHTRHPHAFNPVSHQDHLFLWVSGGWVSSFQNQRYQMRSQHVHVSLVAQSCLTPCSAMDCSPPGSSVHGILQARILEWVTMPSSGESSLSRDQTHVSGIAGGFFTTEPPEKPIAGHVSCQHKIISVCELLCQPQGSSTRDRIVENL; from the coding sequence ATGGATATTCCAAgggcctgggccctgggcagAGCAGAGTGGTGGTGGGTAGGCACAACAGTATATagcttctcaaattttaatggCGATCTtgataaaatgcagattctagtactcttgcctggaaaatcccatgggcggaagagcctggtaggctgcagtccatggggtctcgaagagtcggacacgactgagcaacttcactttcacttttcactttcatgcattggagaaggaaatggcaacccactccagtgttcttgcctggagaatcccagggacgggggagcctggtgggctgctgtctcttgggtcgcacagagtcggacacgactgaatcgacttagcagcagcagcagttcagtaGGCAGGGAGTGGGGCTTGAGGTGCTACATTGCTAGGAAGCTCTCAGGTGTTATTGAGAGATACAGAGGATTTCTACCCATTGGGCAGGGAAATTGGGTTCTTTCTCATACAAGGCATCCACATGCCTTTAATCCCGTTAGCCACCAAGATCACCTCTTTTTGTGGGTGAGTGGTGGGTGGGTGAGTTCTTTccaaaatcagagatatcaaatgAGGAGTCAGCATGTACATGTGtccttggtcgctcagtcatgtctgactccttgcagcgctatggactgtagcccaccaggctcctctgtccatgggattctccaggcgagaatactggagtgggttaccatgccctcctctggggaatcttccctatccagggatcaaactcatgtctctggcattgcaggtggattctttaccactgagccaccagagaaacccattgCTGGACACGTTTCTTGTCAACACAAAATAATCAGTGTGTGTGAACTGCTTTGTCAACCTCAGGGGTCATCCACAAGAGACAGGATTGTTGAGAATCTATAA